DNA sequence from the Candidatus Brocadia sp. genome:
TGACTTTTCCTGCAACGAGATTCTTGGCCACAAAGATGTCAGCACAACGATGATCTACACCCATGTCTTGAACAAAGGCGGTCATGGTGTCCGAAGTCCCGTCGACAGGTTGAAGGTCGGTTTATGCAGTCTGTATAAACCGGAACAGGCGATTAGAGAAACATACACAAAAGCTTTATAAAAAACAAGTTACAATGCGTTATAAGAAGGCACGACAACTTCTTATATATTGAAACAGTCTGTGTTTGCCGTTTTATATAGACTGTATAATCAATGTTAGCAGCCGCACTGGTGAGGGCCACAATGCCGGAAATTGGAAAGACCATCAGATTGGAAGTAGTTGCCGAAAACGTAGCGAACAGCGAGGACTTGAAAGTATTTCTTGATGGAAGTACACGATCCGAAACGAGACTTCATTCCGCAATAATAGGTATTGGCACCTACCAAGCAGGCTGGAGATGGTCACTGCACGCCGGGATGCAAACTGCTCGCCCCTCAGAAAATCATGTTGGGTACGTTCTTTCCGGTCGTATGTTGATT
Encoded proteins:
- a CDS encoding cupin; protein product: MRLEVVAENVANSEDLKVFLDGSTRSETRLHSAIIGIGTYQAGWRWSLHAGMQTARPSENHVGYVLSGRMLIQDANGIEREVGPGEAFEVGPGHDAWVIGNEPCVALDFTHCGN